In a single window of the Nitrospinota bacterium genome:
- a CDS encoding ribosome maturation factor RimP, with amino-acid sequence MTGELEKIRSIAQPVAESFGVELWDLEFTGGHGSRVLRIYIDKPGGVTVQDCADVSRQVGFALDAEDFIQERYVLEVSSPGLTRQLKKPLDFQRSLGKLAVFKLRKPVDGENRILAVIDLADDTSVTVTVKEGGQTVRLDYADIARANLELEF; translated from the coding sequence TTGACGGGCGAACTGGAAAAAATCAGGTCCATTGCCCAACCGGTGGCGGAAAGCTTCGGCGTGGAGCTTTGGGACCTGGAGTTTACGGGCGGCCACGGCTCCCGGGTTTTGAGGATTTATATAGACAAACCGGGCGGAGTGACCGTGCAGGACTGCGCCGACGTGTCGCGCCAGGTGGGTTTTGCGCTGGACGCGGAGGATTTTATCCAGGAGCGGTATGTTCTGGAGGTATCTTCCCCGGGCCTTACGCGACAGCTTAAAAAGCCGTTGGACTTTCAGCGGTCGCTGGGCAAACTGGCGGTTTTCAAGCTGAGAAAGCCGGTGGATGGAGAGAACAGGATATTGGCGGTGATAGACCTGGCGGACGATACCAGCGTCACCGTGACGGTGAAAGAGGGCGGACAGACGGTCCGGCTGGATTATGCGGACATCGCCCGGGCCAACCTGGAACTGGAATTTTAA